The following proteins come from a genomic window of Gopherus flavomarginatus isolate rGopFla2 chromosome 22, rGopFla2.mat.asm, whole genome shotgun sequence:
- the MTFR1L gene encoding mitochondrial fission regulator 1-like isoform X1: METESTIPIWQNKPHGSSRSVVRRIGTNLPLKPCPRASFEVLPNISDLYLNDAPPVPTLADIAWIAADEEETYARVRSDTRPLKYKWKPSPFFVIQRNASVPNLRKQEEKLLVLKKPGLPALSRTTELQDELSLLRSQIAKIVAADPASASLTPDLLSPGSSNVSSPLPCFGSSFQSTTSFVISDITEEAELEIPELPSVSMLCSATSECCKAEPKDADEEDSVSLSKASSFADMMGILKDIHRMKQNKDLNRTLLKEEDPAVLISEVLRRKFALKDEDVTMKEN; this comes from the exons ATGGAAACAGAGTCA ACTATCCCAATTTGGCAGAACAAACCCCATGGCTCATCACGCAGTGTTGTCAGGAGGATTGGGACAAACCTTCCTTTAAAACCCTGTCCTAGGGCATCCTTTGAG GTTCTTCCAAACATTTCAGACCTGTATCTAAATGATGCACCTCCAGTCCCCACTCTGGCAGATATTGCGTGGATAGCAGCAGATGAAGAAGAAACATATGCTAGAGTCAG GAGTGACACACGCCCACTGAAGTACAAGTGGAAGCCCAGCCCGTTCTTTGTGATACAGCGAAATGCTTCCGTCCCCAACTTGAGAAAGCAGGAAGAGAAGCTGCTGGTCTTGAAGAAACCTGGTTTACCGGCCCTTAGTCGGACGACGGAGCTTCAAGATGAGCTGAGTCTCCTGCGGAGTCAAATAGCTAAAATTGTAGCTGCAGATCCAG cttccgCTTCATTAACGCCAGATTTATTATCTCCAGGAAGTTCAAATGTATCTTCTCCCTTACCTTGTTTTGGATCCTCATTCCAATCTACAACTTCCTTTGTCATTAGTGATATCACAGAAGAGGCAGAATTAGAAATTCCGGAGCTTCCATCAGTTTCTATGCTTTGTTCTGCAACTTCTGAATGTTGTAAAGCAGAACCAAAGGATGCTGACGAGGAAGATTCTGTGTCCCTTTCGAAGGCCAGCAGTTTTGCAGACATGATGGGCATACTTAAAGACATTCATAGGATGAAACAGAACAAAGATTT GAACCGAACTTTATTGAAAGAGGAAGACCCGGCTGTTCTTATATCAGAAGTGTTAAGAAGAAAATTTGCTCTAAAGGATGAAGATGTAACTATGAAAGAGAACTGA
- the AUNIP gene encoding aurora kinase A and ninein-interacting protein, which translates to MKCVRKRSTAEQFETCGIWLDTAKLKKRKIQTLISKPTSNMPSPLLERNYNSHISVNFTQTRLSQPYTRQTTIFSFFSIQPTGEKDEEENLKTHSLMSNKGKGSAFLAASSMKNSEAAKLEEAQAPILSSQEDNIQECSQLLVQNTQGLTLPLPNYTFPQAQSNSRSECTAFARTSADETEDFFSINFTQDSEGNRVLSHRSSADSFTGRISRKRMSYFIGEKEGHLCCKRGRTGVGLKPKHLMKGRRRCKNLPPGGISFMDFSGVENVCPVPKDNKGQQTNWPVSQGQTTKAEFLRDSSQNFPGFWTRNCHTMAGSAEEQGTGKSSPTTQLFTQDSEGYRVISHQHFYESIRSPLQKKYLQDKTNFDHRVLSSPSVGCFKVYSSGAQDRTPLSTTAVNLSEPESCYDLLFTEDSEGNRIIKH; encoded by the exons ACTCTCATATCCAAGCCAACTTCAAACATGCCAAGTCCACTTCTTGAGAGGAACTATAATAGTCATATTTCAGTTAATTTTACTCAGACAAGACTTTCCCAGCCATACACCAGGCAAACTACCATCTTTTCGTTCTTCAGCATTCAACCAACAG gtgaaaaggATGAAGAAGAAAACTTAAAGACACATTCTCTCATGTCAAATAAAGGAAAGGGCTCGGCTTTCTTGGCTGCCTCCTCTATGAAGAACTCCGAGGCTGCTAAGTTAGAGGAAGCCCAGGCACCAATCTTGAGCTCTCAAGAGGACAACATTCAGGAGTGTAGCCAGCTGCTTGTACAAAACACACAAGGCTTGACCCTTCCCCTGCCAAACTATACCTTCCCACAAGCACAGTCTAACAGCAGGAGTGAGTGCACAGCCTTTGCAAGGACCTCTGCTGATGAGACAGAAGACTTTTTCTCCATAAACTTCACCCAGGATTCAGAGGGAAATAGGGTTCTATCTCACAGGAGTTCAGCTGACTCATTCACTGGGAGAATTTCAAGGAAGAGAATGAGTTACTTTATAGGTGAGAAAGAGGGCCATTTGTGCTGCAAGAGGGGGAGAACTGGAGTGGGTCTCAAACCTAAACACCTGATGAAAGGTAGGAGGAGATGCAAAAACCTGCCCCCCGGTGGAATTTCTTTTATGGATTTCTCAGGGGTTGAGAATGTATGTCCTGTTCCCAAGGATAACAAAGGCCAGCAGACCAATTGGCCTGTATCCCAGGGGCAAACTACTAAAGCAGAGTTTTTGAGAGACAGTAGTCAAAATTTTCCTGGCTTTTGGACAAGAAACTGTCACACTATGGCTGGTTCAGCAGAAGAGCAGGGGACCGGTAAGAGTAGTCCTACCACACAGTTGTTTACCCAGGATTCAGAGGGATACAGAGTCATTTCTCACCAGCACTTCTATGAGAGCATCAGATCACCTTTGCAGAAAAAGTATCTGCAGGACAAAACCAACTTTGACCATAGAGTGCTTAGCTCACCTTCTGTAGGCTGCTTTAAGGTTTATTCTTCAGGGGCACAGGACAGAACTCCTTTATCTACTACAGCTGTGAACTTAAGTGAGCCTGAGTCATGCTATGATTTGTTATTCACAGAGGATTCAGAAGGAAATAGAATTATCAAACACTGA
- the MTFR1L gene encoding mitochondrial fission regulator 1-like isoform X2, translating into METESTIPIWQNKPHGSSRSVVRRIGTNLPLKPCPRASFEVLPNISDLYLNDAPPVPTLADIAWIAADEEETYARVRSDTRPLKYKWKPSPFFVIQRNASVPNLRKQEEKLLVLKKPGLPALSRTTELQDELSLLRSQIAKIVAADPVISQKRQN; encoded by the exons ATGGAAACAGAGTCA ACTATCCCAATTTGGCAGAACAAACCCCATGGCTCATCACGCAGTGTTGTCAGGAGGATTGGGACAAACCTTCCTTTAAAACCCTGTCCTAGGGCATCCTTTGAG GTTCTTCCAAACATTTCAGACCTGTATCTAAATGATGCACCTCCAGTCCCCACTCTGGCAGATATTGCGTGGATAGCAGCAGATGAAGAAGAAACATATGCTAGAGTCAG GAGTGACACACGCCCACTGAAGTACAAGTGGAAGCCCAGCCCGTTCTTTGTGATACAGCGAAATGCTTCCGTCCCCAACTTGAGAAAGCAGGAAGAGAAGCTGCTGGTCTTGAAGAAACCTGGTTTACCGGCCCTTAGTCGGACGACGGAGCTTCAAGATGAGCTGAGTCTCCTGCGGAGTCAAATAGCTAAAATTGTAGCTGCAGATCCAG TGATATCACAGAAGAGGCAGAATTAG